In Ursus arctos isolate Adak ecotype North America unplaced genomic scaffold, UrsArc2.0 scaffold_3, whole genome shotgun sequence, one DNA window encodes the following:
- the TAS2R3 gene encoding taste receptor type 2 member 3: MPGLEKCIFLVLSATEFILGMLGNGFIVLVNGSSWFKNKIVSLSDFIITNLALSRIVLLWILLVDGVLMVFSSKVHDEGIVMQIIDIFWTFTNHLSIWLATCLSVLYCLKIASFSHPTFLWLKWRVSRVVVHMILGALFLSCVSAMSLIQEFKIYSVLSGIDGTGNVTGHLRKKRNEYKVIHVLGTLWTLPPLIVSLAAYFLLILSLGRHMQQLQQSGISSRDPSTEAHQKAIKIIISFLFLFLLYFLAFLITTSSYFIPGTEMVNIIGEVVTMFYPASHSFILILGNNKLKQTFVEMLWCEPGHLKPGFKGPFAP; encoded by the coding sequence ATGCCGGGGCTGGAGAAATGCATATTCCTGGTTCTGTCTGCCACTGAGTTCATTCTGGGGATGCTGGGGAATGGTTTCATAGTGTTGGTCAATGGCAGCAGCTGGTTCAAGAACAAGATAGTCTCTTTGTCTGACTTCATCATCACTAACCTGGCTCTCTCCAGGATCGTTCTGCTGTGGATTCTCTTGGTTGATGGTGTTTTAATGGTGTTCTCTTCCAAAGTACATGATGAAGGGATAGTGATGCaaattattgatattttctgGACATTTACAAACCACCTGAGCATTTGGCTCGCCACCTGTCTCAGTGTCCTCTACTGCCTGAAAATCGCCAGTTTCTCCCATCCTACATTCCTCTGGCTCAAGTGGAGAGTTTCCAGGGTGGTCGTACACATGATTTTGGGTGCCCTGTTCTTATCGTGTGTCAGTGCCATGTCTCTGATCCAGGAATTTAAGATCTATTCTGTTCTCAGTGGGATCGATGGCACAGGGAATGTGACTGGGCaccttagaaagaaaagaaatgaatacaaagTGATCCATGTTCTTGGGACTCTGTGGACCCTCCCTCCGCTAATTGTGTCTCTGGCCGCCTACTTTCTGCTCATCCTGTCCCTGGGGAGACACATGCAGCAGCTGCAGCAAAGCGGCATCAGCTCCAGAGATCCAAGCACTGAGGCCCACCAGAAAGCCATCAAAATCatcatctctttcctctttctcttcctgctttacTTTCTGGCCTTTTTGATTACAACATCCAGTTATTTCATCCCAGGAACCGAGATGGTTAATATAATCGGAGAAGTAGTTACAATGTTTTATCCTGCTAGCCACTCATTCATTCTCATTCTGGGAAACAACAAGCTGAAGCAGACGTTTGTGGAGATGCTGTGGTGTGAGCCTGGCCATCTGAAGCCTGGGTTCAAGGGACCTTTTGCCCCATAG